In one window of Maribacter dokdonensis DSW-8 DNA:
- a CDS encoding TolC family protein, with product MNKIIANKLILVAILPLLLQSCFTAKTYERPSVETENLYRTDNLPQDSISFASVSYKDLFTDTYLRTYIERGLQNNLDIRIALQNIAAAEAYVKQGKAGYLPTLNGAASATRTARTSENGQFGSFFTQPFNQFETSGTLSWEADIWGKIRSTKRASDASYLQTVAAHRVVKTSLVSQIATTYYQLLALDKQISVTEETIETRSKSLETITALKEAGQENQVGVDQTAAQLYSAQSQLLDLKNALYKTENTLSILLSEAPQDYDRGTLDDQKLSANMQLGVPALLLRNRPDIMQAEYGLVNSFELTNVARSNFYPSITLSAQGGFQSLELDNWIDSSSIFANLVGGLTQPIFNGRKVRTAYEVAKAQQEQSLLSFKQSLLVAGKEVSEALYDYNISVEKEAFVSKQVVALKRAEDNSEELLNSGYLTYLDLLTARENSLNAELSLVDNKLDQLSATVELYRSLGGGWQ from the coding sequence ATGAATAAAATAATAGCAAATAAACTTATACTGGTAGCCATACTGCCACTGTTATTACAGTCTTGCTTTACGGCAAAAACGTATGAACGCCCTAGTGTAGAAACAGAGAATCTGTACAGAACAGATAATCTGCCACAAGACAGTATTTCTTTTGCCTCAGTGTCTTACAAGGATCTTTTTACAGATACTTACCTAAGAACTTATATTGAAAGAGGTTTACAGAACAATTTAGATATAAGAATTGCACTGCAGAACATTGCGGCCGCAGAGGCTTACGTAAAACAAGGCAAGGCTGGTTATTTACCTACCTTGAACGGTGCCGCAAGTGCTACAAGAACAGCTAGAACTAGTGAGAACGGACAATTCGGTAGCTTTTTTACGCAACCTTTTAACCAATTTGAAACCTCTGGAACATTGTCTTGGGAGGCAGATATTTGGGGAAAGATCAGAAGTACAAAAAGGGCCAGTGATGCAAGTTACTTACAGACTGTTGCCGCTCATAGGGTGGTAAAGACAAGTCTGGTATCACAAATAGCAACTACCTACTATCAATTATTGGCTTTGGACAAACAAATTTCAGTTACCGAAGAAACTATTGAAACCCGCTCTAAAAGTTTAGAGACCATTACAGCTTTAAAAGAAGCCGGGCAAGAAAACCAGGTAGGCGTAGACCAAACAGCAGCGCAATTGTATAGTGCACAAAGTCAATTATTGGATCTTAAAAATGCTCTTTACAAAACAGAAAACACTTTAAGTATTCTTTTAAGTGAGGCACCACAAGATTATGACCGTGGAACTTTAGATGATCAAAAATTATCTGCCAACATGCAACTTGGTGTACCTGCACTTTTATTACGTAACAGACCAGACATTATGCAGGCGGAATACGGATTGGTAAATAGTTTTGAATTGACCAATGTTGCCAGAAGTAACTTTTATCCATCCATTACCCTATCCGCACAAGGTGGATTTCAAAGTTTAGAATTGGATAATTGGATAGATTCCAGCTCTATTTTCGCAAATTTAGTAGGCGGTCTAACCCAACCTATTTTCAATGGCAGAAAAGTAAGAACTGCCTATGAAGTAGCAAAAGCACAACAAGAGCAATCGCTATTAAGCTTTAAACAATCGCTTTTGGTTGCCGGAAAAGAAGTGTCCGAAGCCTTATATGACTACAATATATCTGTTGAAAAAGAGGCTTTTGTAAGCAAGCAAGTTGTTGCCTTGAAAAGAGCTGAAGATAATTCTGAAGAGTTATTGAACAGTGGCTACCTTACGTATTTGGACCTATTAACGGCAAGAGAAAACTCTTTGAACGCAGAACTAAGTTTAGTGGACAACAAACTTGATCAATTATCTGCTACAGTAGAATTGTATCGTTCCCTTGGCGGCGGATGGCAATAA